A genomic region of Aureimonas populi contains the following coding sequences:
- a CDS encoding helix-turn-helix domain-containing protein, with protein MQVLRTLSPAATRAPGRMGAWAPRSIADLFAMHGRTLSFERNGEIYRQEALADHVYRVVSGTVRIARYLPDGKRQISAFQFAGEMFGLEPGVNHRFCAEAVGECVVLAMRRATLVEAARADAALAGQLWDGAQRELQRAQEHMMLLGRQSAAERIASFLDAVAERLGDRHCVDLPMGRQDMADHLGLTIETVSRTITQLSDIGAVEVEGTRRIRLSPRSRLAA; from the coding sequence ATGCAAGTGCTGCGCACGCTCAGCCCCGCCGCGACACGGGCCCCCGGGCGCATGGGCGCATGGGCGCCGCGCTCGATCGCCGACCTCTTCGCCATGCACGGGCGCACGCTCTCCTTCGAGCGCAATGGCGAGATCTACCGCCAGGAAGCGCTTGCCGACCATGTCTACCGCGTCGTCAGCGGCACGGTGCGGATCGCCCGCTACCTGCCGGACGGCAAGCGCCAGATCAGCGCCTTCCAGTTCGCCGGCGAGATGTTCGGGCTCGAGCCCGGCGTCAACCACCGCTTCTGCGCCGAGGCGGTGGGCGAATGCGTGGTTCTCGCCATGCGGCGCGCCACGCTGGTGGAGGCGGCGCGCGCCGACGCGGCCCTGGCCGGGCAGCTCTGGGACGGGGCGCAGAGAGAGCTTCAGCGGGCGCAGGAGCACATGATGCTGCTCGGCCGGCAGAGCGCCGCCGAGCGCATCGCCAGCTTCCTCGACGCCGTGGCGGAGCGGCTGGGAGACCGCCATTGCGTGGACCTGCCCATGGGCCGCCAGGACATGGCCGACCATCTCGGATTGACCATCGAGACCGTCTCGCGCACGATCACCCAATTGTCTGATATCGGAGCCGTCGAGGTCGAGGGCACGCGCCGCATCCGTCTGAGCCCACGCTCGCGCCTCGCCGCCTGA
- a CDS encoding PAS domain-containing sensor histidine kinase — translation MTASNAVSVLSFGHPVRSLLKGLAVAGLCVAAAGAVRVLLSAYFGDEQTFILFVPAVIASVWLAGPWAGAAATLLALLAAPLFLDAGVSEPRHLGSLVTFAAVGLSVSALGARLSRTRAAVGVAATDLALREAHLQSILDTVPDAMIVIDGAGTMRSFSKAAEALFGWTAQEAVGRNVSLLMPQPYRRDHDGYIARYERTGERRIIGTGRVVVGERKDGSTFPMELAVGEAKGTGQPFYTGFIRDLTERQEAEGRLQDLQSELVHISRLTAMGEMASTLAHELNQPLSAIANYLKGSRRLLASGRPEEVAGRLSGALDQAGEQALRAGEIIRRLRDFVTRGETEKKIESLPKLLEEASALALVGAREKNIRISLSSGSCEFVLVNRVQVQQVILNLIRNAVDAMEASPRRELGVAVDAAEGGMVRISVSDTGPGIAEAMVERLFQPFVSTKRDGMGVGLSISRTIIEAHGGQIWPEPNPGGGTVFRFTVPGVSRQELADER, via the coding sequence ATGACCGCCTCAAACGCCGTTTCCGTTCTCTCCTTCGGCCATCCCGTCCGGTCCCTCCTGAAGGGGCTCGCGGTCGCCGGCCTGTGCGTGGCGGCGGCGGGGGCGGTGCGCGTTCTCCTGTCCGCCTATTTCGGCGACGAGCAGACCTTCATCCTCTTCGTGCCGGCGGTGATCGCCTCGGTCTGGCTGGCCGGCCCCTGGGCCGGGGCGGCCGCCACGCTCCTGGCGCTGCTCGCCGCGCCGCTCTTCCTGGATGCGGGGGTCAGCGAGCCGCGGCATCTGGGGTCCCTCGTCACCTTCGCGGCCGTCGGCCTCTCGGTCTCCGCGCTCGGCGCGCGTCTCTCGCGCACGCGCGCGGCCGTGGGGGTGGCGGCCACGGACCTGGCGCTGCGCGAGGCGCATCTCCAGTCGATCCTCGACACGGTGCCCGACGCGATGATCGTGATCGACGGCGCGGGCACGATGCGCTCCTTCTCCAAGGCCGCCGAGGCGCTGTTCGGCTGGACGGCGCAGGAGGCGGTGGGGCGCAATGTCAGCCTCCTCATGCCCCAGCCCTACCGGCGGGACCACGACGGCTACATCGCGCGCTACGAGCGCACCGGCGAGCGGCGCATCATCGGCACCGGCCGCGTTGTGGTGGGCGAGCGCAAGGACGGCTCGACCTTTCCGATGGAGCTGGCGGTGGGCGAGGCGAAGGGCACGGGCCAGCCCTTCTACACCGGCTTCATCCGCGACCTGACCGAGCGCCAGGAGGCCGAGGGGCGGCTGCAGGACCTGCAGAGCGAGCTGGTGCACATCTCGCGCCTCACCGCGATGGGCGAGATGGCGTCCACGCTGGCGCACGAGCTGAACCAGCCGCTCTCGGCCATCGCCAACTACCTGAAGGGCTCGCGCCGCCTCCTGGCCTCGGGCAGGCCGGAGGAGGTGGCGGGGCGGCTGTCGGGCGCGCTGGACCAGGCGGGCGAGCAGGCGCTCAGGGCCGGCGAGATCATCCGCCGCCTGCGCGACTTCGTCACGCGCGGGGAGACCGAAAAGAAGATAGAGAGCCTGCCCAAGCTCCTGGAGGAGGCGAGCGCGCTGGCGCTCGTCGGCGCGCGGGAGAAGAATATCCGCATCAGCCTTTCGAGCGGCTCGTGCGAGTTCGTGCTCGTCAACAGGGTGCAGGTGCAGCAGGTGATCCTCAATCTCATCCGCAACGCGGTGGACGCCATGGAGGCCTCGCCCCGCCGCGAGCTGGGCGTGGCGGTGGACGCGGCCGAGGGGGGCATGGTGCGCATCAGCGTCTCCGATACGGGGCCGGGCATCGCCGAGGCGATGGTCGAGCGCCTGTTCCAGCCCTTCGTCTCCACCAAGCGCGACGGGATGGGCGTCGGCCTGTCGATCTCGCGCACCATCATCGAGGCCCATGGGGGGCAGATCTGGCCCGAGCCCAATCCGGGCGGCGGAACCGTCTTCCGCTTCACCGTTCCGGGCGTGTCACGGCAGGAGTTGGCGGATGAGCGCTGA
- the fixJ gene encoding response regulator FixJ yields the protein MSAEPKVHIIDDDAAVRDSLAFLLDTAGLDVATYPSAPAFLAALAAPARGCVVTDVRMPDMTGIDLLKRLRAQRLGLPVIVMTGHGDVPLAVEAMREGAADFIEKPFDDELLLAAVQAALEQEEGTFRCQEEQAEIDARIASLTARESQVLAGLVEGKANKQIAFELDISARTVEIYRANVMTKMKVRSLPELVRLALKAEPAPPA from the coding sequence ATGAGCGCTGAGCCGAAGGTCCACATCATCGACGACGACGCGGCGGTCCGCGATTCGCTGGCCTTCCTTCTCGACACGGCCGGCCTCGACGTGGCCACCTACCCTTCCGCCCCCGCCTTCCTGGCGGCCCTGGCCGCGCCCGCGCGCGGCTGCGTCGTCACCGATGTGCGCATGCCCGACATGACGGGGATCGACCTCCTGAAGCGCCTCAGGGCGCAGCGGCTCGGCCTGCCCGTCATCGTCATGACCGGCCATGGCGACGTGCCGCTGGCGGTGGAGGCGATGCGGGAGGGCGCGGCAGACTTCATCGAGAAGCCCTTCGACGACGAGCTGCTGCTGGCGGCGGTGCAGGCCGCGCTGGAGCAGGAGGAGGGCACCTTCCGCTGCCAGGAGGAGCAGGCCGAGATCGACGCGCGCATCGCCTCGCTGACGGCGCGCGAGAGCCAGGTTCTGGCCGGCCTGGTGGAGGGCAAGGCCAACAAGCAGATCGCCTTCGAGCTGGATATCAGCGCACGCACCGTGGAGATCTACCGCGCCAACGTGATGACCAAGATGAAGGTGCGCAGCCTTCCCGAGCTGGTGCGGCTGGCGCTGAAGGCGGAACCCGCCCCGCCGGCCTGA
- a CDS encoding response regulator transcription factor, translating into MILPAEKPRRVVFVIEDDKAVRRSLEFVLDLEGYAVESFADGGEVLRRSGVEGCGCLIVDFKLPDCDGLTLIDRLRRYRAAMPAILITSGPRAEVRGRAAAMGVVVIEKPFLENQLMDEVNRLLGAA; encoded by the coding sequence ATGATCCTTCCGGCAGAGAAACCACGGCGCGTCGTCTTCGTCATCGAGGACGACAAGGCCGTGCGCCGCTCTCTCGAATTCGTCCTCGACCTGGAGGGCTACGCGGTGGAAAGCTTCGCGGACGGCGGCGAGGTGCTGCGCCGCTCCGGCGTCGAGGGCTGCGGCTGCCTCATCGTGGACTTCAAGCTGCCCGACTGCGACGGCCTGACCCTGATCGACAGGCTGCGCCGCTACCGCGCCGCCATGCCGGCCATCCTGATCACCTCCGGCCCCAGGGCCGAGGTGCGCGGGCGCGCCGCCGCCATGGGCGTCGTCGTCATCGAGAAGCCCTTTCTGGAAAACCAGCTCATGGACGAGGTCAACCGCCTGCTTGGCGCGGCCTGA
- a CDS encoding bifunctional diguanylate cyclase/phosphodiesterase, with amino-acid sequence MFTVLECVLVQHDRPTVVLAAGIALAGMAAFFLLLARAEECDARRRGHWTDVAACAGGLSIWATHFVAMLAYRGSVPLEFGLALTVVSAAIPVLGFRLALLALKMPSLAGCVLAALAAAGSIAAMHFIGMSAIRAAVTVRYETGPILMGALASAAFFGGAFQAFRRLDGWTRVAAPAGLGVLGICVLHFTGMSATQLAWDAARAPAAAQGLGRAWLVGVISAVAVAVTLMTALAVVVDRYLTDLKGLADATLEGMAIVRDGRIVEANARFAALMETKESALLGRSLDECLLAADGRPAAAPREGAVEASPCLGAAGRVFEMAVHTIEYRGRPCQVLAIRDLTEKKAAQRRIEHLARHDALTDLPNRILFAERANHALARARRSGEAVAVLALDLDRFKAVNDLFGHAEGDRVLKAVADILQRNVRSVDTVARIGGDEFVILQVGAEQPQGARFMAERILETFRAEMNTALDPTAVGVSIGVALFPRDGEDEQALRCAADIALYRAKSGGRGAAAFYDPEMDRQVGERRALENDLRYAVARRQLRLVYQPLMVAADGTCAGYEALLRWTHHERGEVPPDVFIPCAEETGAIIGIGEWVLAEACRAAAGWDPRLSVAVNVSAVQFRLPNLADTILDILSESGLDPARLELEITETALIKDRATTLATLHRLKERGVRVVMDDFGTGYSSLRNLHVFPFDKIKIDRGFITAMEDDGGARAIVRAVIGLGRSLALPVVAEGVETRRQLDLVTEEGCTIAQGFLFGEPGIPQGASAPAQGAEPPLRPRQAGG; translated from the coding sequence ATGTTCACGGTTCTCGAATGCGTTCTGGTCCAGCACGACCGGCCGACGGTGGTCCTGGCGGCGGGTATCGCCCTTGCGGGAATGGCGGCCTTCTTCCTCCTGCTGGCGCGGGCGGAGGAATGCGACGCCCGCCGCCGCGGCCACTGGACCGACGTCGCCGCCTGCGCCGGGGGGCTGAGCATCTGGGCCACGCACTTCGTCGCCATGCTCGCCTATCGCGGCAGCGTTCCGCTCGAATTCGGCCTCGCGCTCACCGTCGTTTCCGCCGCCATCCCGGTCCTCGGGTTCCGGCTCGCGCTCCTCGCGCTCAAGATGCCCTCGCTCGCCGGCTGCGTGCTGGCCGCGCTGGCGGCGGCCGGCTCCATCGCGGCCATGCATTTCATCGGGATGTCGGCCATCCGCGCCGCCGTGACGGTGCGCTACGAAACGGGGCCGATCCTGATGGGCGCTCTGGCGAGCGCGGCCTTTTTCGGGGGCGCGTTCCAGGCGTTCCGCCGCCTCGACGGGTGGACGCGCGTGGCCGCGCCCGCGGGGCTGGGGGTGCTGGGCATCTGCGTCCTGCACTTCACCGGCATGTCGGCCACCCAGCTCGCCTGGGACGCCGCGCGCGCGCCGGCCGCCGCTCAGGGCCTCGGCCGCGCCTGGCTGGTGGGCGTGATCTCGGCCGTGGCCGTCGCCGTGACGCTGATGACGGCGCTGGCCGTGGTGGTCGACCGCTACCTGACCGATCTGAAGGGGCTGGCCGACGCGACGCTCGAAGGCATGGCCATCGTGCGGGACGGGCGCATCGTGGAGGCCAATGCGCGTTTCGCCGCGCTGATGGAGACGAAGGAGAGCGCGCTCCTCGGCCGCTCCCTCGACGAGTGCCTGCTGGCGGCGGACGGGCGGCCGGCGGCCGCGCCGCGCGAGGGGGCGGTGGAAGCCTCGCCGTGCCTGGGCGCCGCCGGGCGGGTCTTCGAGATGGCGGTCCATACGATCGAGTATCGCGGGCGGCCCTGCCAGGTGCTGGCGATCCGCGACCTCACCGAGAAGAAGGCCGCCCAGCGCCGGATCGAGCATCTGGCCCGGCACGACGCGCTCACCGACCTGCCCAACCGCATCCTGTTCGCGGAGCGGGCGAACCACGCGCTCGCGCGCGCCCGGCGCTCCGGCGAGGCGGTGGCGGTGCTCGCTCTCGACCTCGACCGGTTCAAGGCCGTCAACGACCTGTTCGGCCACGCGGAGGGGGACCGGGTGCTGAAGGCCGTCGCCGACATTCTCCAGCGCAACGTGCGCAGCGTCGACACGGTGGCGCGCATCGGCGGCGACGAGTTCGTCATCCTCCAGGTCGGCGCCGAGCAGCCGCAGGGCGCCCGCTTCATGGCCGAGCGCATCCTGGAAACCTTCCGGGCCGAGATGAACACCGCGCTCGACCCCACGGCCGTGGGCGTCAGCATCGGGGTGGCGCTGTTCCCGCGCGACGGGGAGGACGAGCAGGCGCTGCGCTGCGCGGCCGACATCGCCCTCTACCGCGCCAAGTCCGGCGGGCGGGGCGCGGCCGCCTTCTACGACCCGGAGATGGACCGCCAGGTCGGCGAGCGCCGCGCGCTGGAGAACGATCTGCGCTACGCGGTGGCGCGCCGCCAGCTCCGCCTCGTCTACCAGCCGCTGATGGTGGCGGCCGACGGCACCTGCGCGGGCTACGAGGCGCTGCTGCGCTGGACCCACCACGAGCGCGGCGAGGTGCCGCCGGACGTCTTCATCCCCTGCGCGGAGGAGACGGGCGCCATCATCGGCATCGGGGAATGGGTGCTTGCCGAGGCCTGCCGGGCGGCGGCCGGCTGGGACCCCCGCCTCTCGGTGGCGGTCAACGTGTCGGCGGTCCAGTTCCGGCTTCCCAACCTGGCCGACACGATCCTCGACATCCTGTCCGAAAGCGGGCTCGACCCGGCGCGGCTGGAGCTGGAGATCACCGAGACGGCGCTGATCAAGGACCGGGCGACCACGCTGGCCACCCTGCACCGGCTGAAGGAGAGGGGCGTGCGCGTGGTGATGGACGATTTCGGCACGGGCTACTCCTCGCTGCGCAACCTGCACGTCTTCCCCTTCGACAAGATCAAGATCGACCGGGGCTTCATCACCGCGATGGAGGACGACGGCGGCGCGCGCGCCATCGTGCGCGCCGTCATCGGCCTCGGCCGCAGCCTCGCCCTGCCGGTCGTGGCGGAGGGCGTGGAGACGCGCCGCCAGCTCGATCTCGTCACCGAGGAGGGCTGCACCATCGCGCAGGGCTTCCTGTTCGGCGAGCCGGGCATCCCGCAGGGCGCCTCCGCCCCGGCGCAAGGCGCCGAGCCGCCCCTCAGGCCGCGCCAAGCAGGCGGTTGA
- a CDS encoding SH3 domain-containing protein, with translation MTKRKPARRKTPPRKTARTVGPLWWGIGALALGWIAFDANRALILDHLPTFSAGEPEGRVAAARPAATPPAAAPARPRAPAPQEAARAPAKAAPAAPVRTAALDAAPRPARIVPTTRPGAGRAPDAAGAPAGASGGSLTVTRASAPLRREPSAGAPVWVTLEAGRPLRVTGRQGAWRRVESGIFTGWIDAGLVETRTRPEAAPRRAAAAQPQRGQPVPPGAIPRPAP, from the coding sequence ATGACGAAGCGCAAGCCCGCCCGCCGCAAGACGCCGCCCCGCAAGACCGCGCGCACGGTCGGCCCGCTTTGGTGGGGCATCGGGGCGCTGGCGCTGGGCTGGATCGCCTTCGACGCCAACCGCGCCCTGATTCTCGACCACCTGCCCACCTTCTCCGCCGGGGAGCCGGAGGGGCGCGTGGCGGCCGCGCGGCCGGCCGCGACGCCTCCGGCGGCAGCGCCCGCAAGGCCGCGCGCGCCCGCGCCGCAGGAGGCTGCGCGCGCGCCGGCGAAAGCGGCGCCCGCCGCCCCGGTCAGGACCGCCGCCCTCGATGCGGCGCCCCGGCCGGCCCGGATCGTGCCCACGACGCGGCCCGGCGCGGGAAGGGCGCCAGACGCGGCGGGCGCGCCGGCCGGAGCGTCCGGCGGCTCCCTCACCGTGACGCGCGCGAGCGCGCCCTTGCGCCGCGAGCCCTCGGCCGGGGCCCCCGTCTGGGTCACGCTGGAAGCGGGCCGCCCCTTGCGCGTCACCGGCCGGCAGGGCGCGTGGCGCCGGGTGGAATCGGGCATCTTCACCGGCTGGATCGACGCCGGGCTCGTGGAAACGCGAACCCGGCCCGAGGCCGCCCCGAGGCGCGCCGCCGCCGCGCAGCCGCAAAGGGGGCAGCCCGTTCCCCCCGGCGCCATCCCCCGCCCCGCGCCCTGA
- a CDS encoding amino acid ABC transporter ATP-binding protein, with the protein MSLIAVTEVRKRFGDNEVLKGIDLDIAPGEVVAIIGKSGSGKSTLLRCINGLEMIDGGSISVAGAQLLPDETHLKALRLKVGMIFQQFNLFPHLTAGRNVMLSQTVVKKTPKAEAEAMARRQLERVGLAHKFDAYPDELSGGQQQRVAIARALAMQPMALLCDEITSALDPELVAEVLAVVRELAAEGMTLVMVTHEMKFARDVCNRVVFMHEGRVHEIGPPETVFAAPRTPELRQFLGVAPPASAEA; encoded by the coding sequence ATGTCGCTCATCGCGGTCACTGAGGTCAGGAAGCGCTTCGGCGACAACGAGGTGCTGAAGGGCATCGATCTCGACATCGCGCCCGGCGAGGTGGTCGCCATCATCGGCAAGAGCGGCTCGGGCAAGTCCACCCTCCTGCGCTGCATCAACGGGCTGGAGATGATCGACGGGGGCTCCATCTCGGTGGCGGGCGCCCAGCTCCTGCCCGACGAGACGCATCTGAAGGCGCTGCGGCTGAAGGTCGGGATGATCTTCCAGCAGTTCAACCTGTTCCCCCACCTCACGGCCGGGCGCAACGTCATGCTCTCGCAGACGGTGGTGAAGAAGACGCCGAAGGCCGAGGCCGAGGCGATGGCGCGCCGGCAGCTTGAGCGGGTGGGCCTCGCCCACAAGTTCGACGCCTATCCGGACGAGCTTTCGGGCGGCCAGCAGCAGCGCGTGGCCATCGCCCGCGCGCTCGCCATGCAGCCGATGGCGCTGTTGTGCGACGAGATCACCTCGGCGCTCGACCCCGAGCTGGTGGCCGAAGTGCTGGCCGTGGTGCGCGAACTGGCGGCGGAGGGCATGACGCTCGTCATGGTGACGCACGAGATGAAGTTCGCCCGCGACGTGTGCAACCGGGTCGTCTTCATGCATGAGGGCCGGGTCCACGAGATCGGCCCGCCCGAGACGGTCTTCGCCGCACCCCGAACGCCGGAGCTGCGCCAGTTCCTCGGCGTGGCCCCGCCGGCCTCCGCCGAGGCGTAG
- a CDS encoding amino acid ABC transporter permease: MVEFTLWDILRNLLLATRWTVALSLAAFIGGGLVGLLVLFLRISKARAVRVFAKGYIELFQGTPLLMQLFLAFFGLSLFGVNLPAWLAGGLALILWTAAFLAEIWRGCVEAIHKGQWEASASLGMGRVQQMRHVILPQALRIAIPPTVGFSVQVIKGTALTSIIGFVELTRAGSIVTNATFQPFTVYGLVALIYFALCWPLSKSSQMLERKLNVAHRGH, from the coding sequence ATGGTCGAGTTCACCCTCTGGGACATCCTGCGCAACCTGCTTCTGGCCACGCGCTGGACGGTGGCCCTTTCGCTGGCCGCCTTCATCGGCGGGGGCCTCGTCGGCCTGCTGGTGCTGTTCCTGCGCATTTCGAAGGCCAGGGCCGTGCGCGTCTTCGCCAAGGGCTATATCGAGCTGTTCCAGGGCACGCCGCTCCTGATGCAGCTCTTCCTCGCCTTTTTCGGCCTCTCCCTGTTCGGGGTGAACCTGCCGGCCTGGCTGGCGGGGGGCCTTGCCCTCATCCTGTGGACGGCCGCCTTCCTCGCCGAGATCTGGCGCGGCTGCGTGGAGGCGATCCACAAGGGGCAGTGGGAGGCCTCGGCGAGCCTGGGCATGGGCCGGGTGCAGCAGATGCGCCACGTCATCCTGCCGCAGGCGCTGCGCATCGCCATCCCGCCGACGGTCGGCTTCTCGGTGCAGGTCATCAAGGGCACGGCGCTGACCTCGATCATCGGCTTCGTGGAGCTGACGCGGGCGGGCTCCATCGTGACCAACGCCACCTTCCAGCCCTTCACCGTCTACGGGCTCGTCGCCCTCATCTATTTCGCGCTCTGCTGGCCGCTGTCCAAGTCGAGCCAGATGCTGGAAAGGAAGCTCAATGTCGCTCATCGCGGTCACTGA
- a CDS encoding amino acid ABC transporter permease: protein MRYQFDFGWLPQYWQLLASGIGITVQLILVGAVFGIALAILCAWVRSEGPRWLRPLVAAYVELIRNTPFLIQLFFIFFGLPSLGLQLGELQAANIAMVVNLGAYGCEIIRAGIQATPRGQFEAGASLAMTRLETFRHVVLVPALQRIWPALSSQVVIVMLGSAVVSQIGAEDLTYAASYIQSRNFRAFETYIASTLIYLALAILLRQAMALLGAAIFPRRLAR from the coding sequence TTGCGCTACCAATTCGATTTCGGCTGGCTGCCGCAATACTGGCAGCTCCTGGCGAGCGGCATCGGCATCACGGTGCAGCTCATCCTGGTGGGGGCGGTGTTCGGCATCGCCCTTGCCATCCTGTGCGCCTGGGTCCGGTCCGAGGGCCCGCGCTGGCTGCGCCCGCTCGTCGCCGCCTATGTCGAGCTGATCCGCAACACGCCCTTCCTGATCCAGCTCTTCTTCATCTTCTTCGGCCTGCCCTCGCTCGGGCTGCAACTCGGCGAGCTTCAGGCGGCCAACATCGCCATGGTGGTCAATCTGGGCGCCTATGGCTGCGAGATCATCCGCGCAGGCATCCAGGCCACGCCGCGCGGCCAGTTCGAGGCGGGGGCGAGCCTTGCGATGACGCGGCTGGAGACCTTCCGCCACGTGGTGCTGGTGCCCGCGCTCCAGCGCATCTGGCCCGCCTTGTCCTCGCAGGTGGTCATCGTCATGCTCGGCTCGGCCGTGGTGTCGCAGATCGGCGCGGAGGACCTGACCTACGCGGCGAGCTACATCCAGTCGCGCAATTTCCGCGCCTTCGAGACCTATATCGCCTCCACGCTCATCTATCTCGCCCTCGCCATCCTCCTGCGGCAGGCGATGGCGCTTCTGGGCGCGGCGATCTTTCCCCGGAGGCTCGCGCGCTGA
- a CDS encoding transporter substrate-binding domain-containing protein, translated as MIHRRLFLTAAALGLALGLAAPASADALEDITARGTIRVAVPQDFPPFGSVGTDMAPQGYDIDMARLIAEALEVELELVPVTSANRVPYLQTNRVDLVISSLGKNAEREALIDFSQAYAPFYNGVFAPADIEIAEVADLSGISVGVTRGSVEDLALTDLAPADSEIRRYEDNNGTISAFLSGQVETIATGNVVAAAILERNPPRLPELKFLIQNSPCYIGLNKDEPALLERVNAIIAEARSDGSLNAISQEWLGADLPADL; from the coding sequence ATGATCCATCGCCGCCTCTTCCTCACCGCCGCCGCCCTCGGCCTCGCGCTCGGGCTTGCCGCCCCCGCGAGCGCCGACGCGCTGGAGGACATCACCGCGCGCGGCACGATCCGCGTGGCCGTGCCGCAGGACTTCCCGCCCTTCGGCTCGGTGGGCACAGACATGGCGCCGCAGGGCTACGACATCGACATGGCGCGGCTCATCGCCGAGGCGCTCGAGGTGGAGTTGGAGCTTGTGCCGGTGACGAGCGCCAACCGCGTGCCCTATCTCCAGACGAACCGCGTGGACCTCGTCATCTCCAGCCTGGGCAAGAATGCCGAGCGCGAGGCGCTGATCGACTTCTCGCAGGCCTACGCGCCCTTCTACAACGGCGTGTTCGCGCCCGCCGACATCGAGATCGCGGAGGTCGCCGACCTCTCCGGCATCTCGGTGGGGGTCACGCGCGGCTCGGTGGAGGATCTGGCGCTGACCGACCTTGCGCCGGCGGATTCGGAAATCCGGCGCTACGAGGACAATAACGGCACGATCTCGGCCTTCCTCTCCGGCCAGGTGGAGACCATCGCGACGGGCAACGTGGTCGCCGCCGCCATCCTGGAGCGCAACCCGCCGCGCCTGCCGGAGCTGAAGTTCCTGATCCAGAACTCGCCCTGCTATATCGGCCTCAACAAGGACGAGCCGGCGCTTCTCGAACGCGTCAACGCCATCATCGCCGAGGCCAGGAGCGACGGTTCGCTGAACGCCATCTCGCAGGAATGGCTGGGCGCCGACCTGCCGGCCGACCTCTAG
- a CDS encoding GntR family transcriptional regulator has protein sequence MHTRLVCEVELQDIETAIVDAILAGRMRPGARLGESELARLFNVSRTRVREAMMGLQSRKVVEVRARKGWYVVDPSPEEARFVFQARRVIESGLVAALAPPTREQCERLRAHLAAERAALDAGNQHLATCLMGDFHILLAQMFGNPMLAGILTDLTARTILISMLSQTAVETEASHDGHRRIVEALEAHDLARAARLMIEHIDEVEQGLDLAGPRADAAEELRRILTPAPPPPARVPEPLSR, from the coding sequence TTGCATACAAGACTGGTATGCGAGGTCGAGTTGCAGGATATCGAGACGGCCATCGTGGACGCGATCCTCGCCGGGCGGATGCGCCCGGGCGCGCGTCTCGGCGAATCCGAGCTCGCGCGCCTCTTCAACGTGTCGCGCACGCGGGTGCGCGAGGCGATGATGGGGTTGCAGTCCCGCAAGGTGGTGGAGGTGCGCGCCCGCAAGGGCTGGTACGTGGTCGATCCCTCGCCCGAGGAGGCGCGCTTCGTGTTCCAGGCCCGCCGTGTCATCGAATCCGGGCTGGTCGCCGCGCTCGCGCCGCCGACGCGCGAGCAATGCGAGCGGCTGCGCGCGCATCTGGCGGCCGAGCGGGCGGCGCTCGACGCGGGCAACCAGCATCTCGCCACCTGCCTGATGGGCGACTTCCACATCCTGCTCGCGCAGATGTTCGGCAACCCGATGCTCGCGGGCATCCTGACGGACCTGACCGCGCGGACCATCCTGATCTCGATGCTGTCGCAGACCGCTGTCGAGACCGAAGCCTCGCATGACGGTCATCGGCGCATCGTCGAGGCGCTCGAAGCCCACGACCTCGCGCGCGCGGCGCGCCTGATGATCGAGCATATCGACGAGGTCGAGCAGGGCCTCGACCTCGCCGGGCCCCGCGCCGACGCGGCGGAAGAGCTGCGCCGCATCCTCACCCCCGCGCCGCCGCCGCCGGCGCGCGTCCCCGAACCCCTGTCCCGCTGA
- a CDS encoding thiol-disulfide oxidoreductase DCC family protein, with product MERHGVEPGAREGPDGLMVFDGLCNVCSAQVQFLLRIDPRGQIRFTSIQSPYGRHLARRHGIDPDDPSTFLFFERGRPLQASEAVVAISRRLPRPWRWLRGLSVLPRPMRDRVYGWIARNRYRIAGRRAACMVPSPEMRARFIDDIPPQEG from the coding sequence GTGGAGAGGCATGGCGTCGAGCCCGGTGCGCGGGAGGGGCCGGACGGGCTCATGGTGTTCGACGGGCTTTGCAATGTCTGCTCCGCGCAGGTGCAGTTCCTCCTGCGGATCGATCCGCGCGGCCAAATCCGCTTCACCTCCATCCAGTCGCCCTATGGGCGCCATCTCGCCCGGCGCCACGGCATCGACCCCGACGATCCCTCGACCTTCCTCTTCTTCGAGCGCGGGCGCCCTCTGCAAGCCAGCGAAGCGGTGGTCGCGATCTCCCGGCGCCTGCCGCGCCCCTGGCGCTGGCTGCGGGGGCTGTCGGTGCTTCCGCGCCCCATGCGCGACAGGGTCTATGGCTGGATCGCGCGCAACCGCTACCGCATCGCCGGCCGGCGCGCGGCCTGCATGGTCCCCTCGCCGGAGATGCGCGCCCGCTTCATCGACGACATCCCGCCGCAGGAAGGCTGA